A section of the Paramisgurnus dabryanus chromosome 4, PD_genome_1.1, whole genome shotgun sequence genome encodes:
- the fhip1aa gene encoding FHF complex subunit HOOK-interacting protein 1A — MAFMVARGNRGDQALVLKGVDPETCMIVFKNHWAQVVKILEKHDPLRSNVGLLGGSHILSVSGGLGALRFGQIPGDEASTVQNYVEHMLYLLMEEDCGESGAMGPILEFVVMENVLERLFVWSLRREFTDEMKLEQLKMYEMLIGQARQPLLHHKPVLKPLMMLLSSCSGSPSRPSSAVVDAELVLLLNQLCSVLTKDPSILELFFHTSEDQGAANFLIFSLLIPFIHREGSVGQQARDALLLIMALSAENHVVAKHIAENTYFCPVLATGLSGLYSSLPTKLDVPNEEWHCLHHEDWQQLPALVQFLNSLEFCNAVIQVAHHSIRDQLVGYIHNGFLVPVLAPALHKVTLEEVMTTTAYLDLFIRSVTEPALLHTFLSFILLHRHDNVYILDTLVSRINTPFQLGTVSLALFRTLIGLYCEDVMLQLIFKYLIPCNHMMLSQRRVLRETDCYSVSAAKFLALTPSCCSPEIIPPLLRQLDSILWSKGIDGSHTGTKESEEVLPEEDDCVIGSEIHLDVSYLHYLCDAENSIKNCTQACRVWSAPYDGENPPPEEYQPSTLEEAGRTHPQITSRTTKPQKHVHQSGPPVKDNTAAPGLLELEWDDSYDACPPEPQLEDEQDTRHIPDEPPQHIQELRRTAIMIVKGSYIEESEFQNDVMVYDLIAQKDAHDSGNTHNAPSKHAESTKSGGPSDQKTECDLLKKESSMSNGDHKDYAKLEGKPGQLNPKSAAPEGEDLMAQYEELIRSLDAPSSSPVKTNIELRSPTELMEEEVEFTSFLPETPELEKMPLSPFGTKPRSGSRSQAVPFTGPFVSVLLSRLENMLNNGLHVNLLLTGILAQLAAYPQPLLRSFLLNTNMVFQPSVRSLYQVLASLKNQIEQMSATRKDFPELLTSAQHCLLARESSLRDQNSQSPKIGDGHHGSEADKTKQKNPAIQLKSVVPLNRTEVYATVLFTEFLKELAALAQEHSIPSQPPMDEQDSTLT; from the exons ATGGCATTTATGGTTGCCAGAGGGAATCGAGGTGACCAGGCATTGGTCCTAAAGGGTGTGGACCCTGAAACATGCATGATTGTTTTCAAGAACCACTGGGCACAG GTGGTGAAAATTCTAGAAAAGCACGACCCCTTACGAAGTAATGTGGGCCTCCTGGGCGGAAGTCACATTCTCAGTGTCAGCGGAGGACTGGGTGCCCTCCGTTTCGGCCAAATCCCTGGAGATGAGGCCAGCACGGTGCAAAACTACGTAGAGCACATGCTCTACCTCCTCATGGAAGAGGATTGTGGTGAAAGTGGAGCCATGGGTCCCATCCTGGAGTTTGTGGTGATGGAGAACGTGTTGGAGAGGCTGTTTGTCTGGAGCCTGAGGAGAGAGTTCACGGACGAAATGAAACTAGAGCAGCTGAAGATGTACGAGATGCTGATTGGACAAGCCAGGCAGCCTTTACTTCATCATAAACCCGTGCTCAAGCCCCTGATGATGCTTCTGTCGTCTTGCTCCGGCTCCCCGTCACGGCCGAGTTCCGCTGTTGTGGATGCAGAACTGGTGCTTCTACTGAACCAGCTGTGCTCTGTCCTCACTAAAGATCCATCTATCCTGGAACTGTTTTTCCATACAAGCGAGGACCAGGGAGCTGCTAATTTCCTCATTTTTTCCCTACTCATCCCATTCATACACAGGGAGGGGTCAGTCGGGCAGCAGGCCAGGGATGCACTGCTTCTTATCATGGCACTTTCTGCTGAGAATCACGTTGTGGCCAAACACATCGCAGAAAACACTTATTTCTGTCCG GTTTTGGCTACAGGTTTGAGTGGACTCTACTCCTCTTTGCCCACTAAGTTGGATGTGCCCAATGAGGAATGGCACTGTCTGCATCATGAAGACTGGCAGCAGCTGCCTGCTCTTGTGCAGTTCCTTAACTCTTTGGAGTTTTGCAACGCTGTCATACAG GTGGCTCATCATTCTATCAGAGACCAGCTGGTGGGTTATATTCATAATGGATTTCTGGTACCTGTTTTAGCACCAGCCTTACACAAG GTAACACTTGAAGAGGTGATGACCACCACTGCTTACCTGGACCTGTTCATACGAAGTGTGACTGAACCCGCCTTGCTGCACACTTTCCTCAGCTTCATCCTCCTCCATCGCCATGACAACGTGTACATTTTGGACACGCTAGTTAGCCGCATCAATACTCCATTTCAG CTTGGCACAGTGTCTCTGGCTCTGTTCCGCACTCTCATTGGCTTATATTGTGAGGATGTCATGCTCCAGTTGATTTTCAA GTACTTGATCCCCTGTAATCATATGATGTTAAGCCAACGCAGAGTCTTGAGAGAGACAGACTGTTACTCGGTGTCAGCCGCTAAGTTCCTCGCCCTCACACCATCCTGCTGTTCTCCTGAGATCATCCCCCCTCTGCTCAGACAGTTGGACTCCATCCTCTGGTCAAAAGGCATTGATGGCTCCCATACAGGAACTAAAG AATCAGAAGAGGTCCTCCCAGAGGAAGATGATTGTGTCATTGGCTCAGAGATTCACCTGGATGTCAGTTACCTTCACTACTTATGTGATGCTGAAAACAGCATTAAAAACTGCACGCAAGCATGCCGCGTGTGGTCGGCACCTTATGATGGAGAGAACCCCCCTCCAGAAGAATACCAGCCCAGTACTCTGGAGGAGGCGGGTAGGACTCATCCGCAGATAACCAGCAGAACAACAAAGCCCCAAAAGCATGTGCATCAGTCTGGTCCACCTGTCAAGGATAATACAGCTGCACCTGGATTATTGGAGCTAGAGTGGGATGATAGTTATGATGCTTGTCCACCGGAACCACAGCTAGAGGACGAACAGGACACTCGTCAcatcccggacgagcccccaCAACATATCCAAGAACTGCGGAGAACTGCTATTATGATTGTGAAGGGATCTTATATAGAGGAATCTGAGTTTCAAAATGATGTTATGGTCTACGATTTGATTGCTCAAAAGGATGCCCATGACTCTGGTAACACTCATAATGCTCCATCCAAACATGCTGAATCAACTAAGTCAGGAGGACCATCTGATCAAAAAACGGAATGTGACTTATTAAAGAAAGAATCTTCAATGAGCAATGGTGATCATAAAGACTATGCAAAATTGGAGGGGAAACCTGGACAATTGAACCCCAAGTCAGCAGCCCCAGAAGGGGAGGACCTTATGGCACAGTATGAGGAGCTGATCAGGAGTCTGGATGCACCGTCCAGTAGTCctgtaaaaacaaacattgaacTCAGGAGTCCTACAGAACTCATGGAAGAGGAGGTAGAGTTTACCAGTTTCTTACCAGAGACACCAGAATTGGAAAAGATGCCGTTGTCTCCTTTTGGGACAAAACCCCGCAGTGGGAGCAGAAGTCAAGCTGTTCCCTTTACAG GTCCATTTGTGAGTGTGCTGCTTTCTCGTCTAGAAAACATGCTGAACAACGGTCTACACGTGAACCTGCTTCTGACTGGCATCCTGGCACAGTTAGCTGCTTACCCTCAGCCCTTGCTGCGCTCCTTTCTCCTCAACACTAACATGGTGTTTCAGCCCAGTGTCCGATCACTATACCAG GTACTGGCCTCGCTGAAGAATCAGATAGAGCAAATGTCTGCGACCCGTAAAGACTTTCCTGAGCTCCTGACTTCTGCTCAGCACTGCCTGTTGGCCAGAGAGAGCTCTCTCAGAGATCAGA ACTCTCAAAGTCCAAAGATTGGCGATGGGCATCACGGTTCTGAAGCAGACAAAACCAAGCAGAAGAACCCGGCTATCCAACTCAAAAGTGTGGTTCCCTTAAACAGAACGGAAGTATATGCCACAGTTCTTTTCACAGAGTTTCTTAAGGAACTGGCCGCCCTTGCACAAGAACATTCTATCCCATCTCAACCTCCCATGGATGAACAGGATTCCACTTTGACTTGA